Proteins encoded in a region of the Melioribacteraceae bacterium genome:
- a CDS encoding M28 family peptidase has translation MKSGYLTILLILIQQFLGFAQVRNSVIDPSQFSSSEFFRHVNFLGSDLLEGRGTGMNGGNLAARYLALEFNRIGLKPVGNDNTFYQNIPMHESRALPSSKLILHFNSTQSDLNLFDDYLLYQSGSQNFIPIPTPLVFVGYGIIAPEYDYNDYQSVDVEGKIVVFIDGEPYSEDEDFFQGSLPSVYSYAESKQRIAISRGARGSILIPEYGNDKKSFWEKLKKDFSFESISLAYSVSSNFSAIINYEAAVKLFNNSGYSIEEIRMMQAGNRIKSFPLSTSLSFKGHYQTRDFIAQNVIGMIEGNDPMLKDRYIIVTAHYDHLGIGPAVDGDSIYNGVFDNASGTAALLELASYFSRNSFLLRRSIVFLLLTGEESGLLGSRYYTDNPVFPLYKTVANVNIDGIASFDNFKSIIGIGKEYSTLKNFLENTANSLTLEITGIPPQFAYSESFSRSDQVSFANAGIPSILVSEGLDYANLSREEGFEKYLEYSKKYYHTPFDDLNQKINPDAAIQHITVLASLIIDLSQNEVEPEWNRGTPYLNIRLRSIAEKR, from the coding sequence ATGAAGTCAGGATATTTAACAATACTTCTAATTTTAATTCAGCAGTTTCTTGGCTTTGCCCAGGTTAGAAATTCTGTTATTGATCCGTCTCAATTCAGCAGTTCCGAATTTTTTCGCCACGTTAATTTTTTAGGAAGTGATCTTCTCGAAGGCCGGGGCACAGGAATGAACGGAGGCAATCTGGCAGCCCGTTATCTGGCACTTGAATTCAACAGGATCGGACTCAAACCTGTCGGAAACGATAATACCTTTTACCAGAATATCCCGATGCACGAAAGCAGAGCTTTACCTTCCTCAAAATTGATTCTTCATTTTAATTCTACTCAATCCGATCTGAATCTATTTGATGATTATCTACTTTATCAATCCGGGTCTCAGAATTTCATACCGATACCTACTCCCCTTGTGTTTGTTGGATACGGCATAATTGCACCCGAGTATGATTACAATGATTATCAGTCGGTAGATGTTGAAGGCAAGATTGTTGTTTTTATAGATGGCGAACCTTACTCCGAAGATGAGGATTTTTTCCAGGGGTCTTTACCCTCTGTCTACAGTTATGCGGAGTCAAAACAAAGGATTGCCATTTCCCGGGGCGCAAGAGGTAGTATTTTAATACCCGAGTACGGAAACGATAAAAAAAGTTTCTGGGAAAAATTGAAGAAGGATTTTTCATTCGAGAGTATTTCGCTCGCATATTCCGTCTCTTCAAATTTCAGCGCAATCATAAATTATGAAGCCGCTGTAAAACTCTTTAATAATTCCGGCTATTCTATTGAAGAGATCCGGATGATGCAGGCCGGAAACAGGATTAAAAGTTTTCCTCTTTCTACCAGTTTGTCATTTAAAGGTCATTACCAGACAAGGGATTTCATTGCCCAGAATGTTATCGGTATGATCGAAGGGAATGACCCGATGCTGAAAGACCGCTACATAATCGTAACAGCTCATTACGACCATCTCGGAATCGGCCCTGCTGTAGACGGCGATTCGATCTACAACGGTGTCTTCGATAACGCTTCGGGTACTGCGGCACTTCTCGAGCTTGCTTCGTATTTCAGCAGGAACAGTTTTTTACTCCGCCGGTCTATTGTCTTCCTTCTTCTTACCGGTGAAGAATCCGGACTTCTCGGTTCCCGTTATTATACCGATAATCCGGTCTTTCCTCTTTACAAAACTGTTGCTAATGTAAATATCGATGGTATTGCTTCGTTCGATAATTTTAAAAGTATTATTGGTATCGGTAAAGAATATTCCACTTTAAAAAATTTTCTTGAGAATACTGCCAATAGTCTGACCCTTGAAATAACTGGTATTCCCCCTCAGTTTGCATACAGCGAATCTTTTTCAAGATCAGATCAGGTCTCATTCGCTAATGCGGGAATCCCTTCGATTCTTGTTTCAGAAGGACTCGACTATGCAAATCTGAGCAGGGAGGAAGGATTTGAAAAATATCTGGAATACTCAAAAAAATATTACCACACTCCCTTCGACGATCTTAATCAGAAAATAAATCCTGATGCTGCAATACAGCATATTACAGTCCTTGCATCATTGATAATTGATCTATCACAAAACGAAGTGGAACCCGAGTGGAACAGGGGTACCCCTTACCTTAACATCCGGCTCAGGTCGATAGCGGAGAAGAGATAG
- a CDS encoding phosphate ABC transporter substrate-binding protein, producing the protein MKMRIVFLVILLVMFAGCSATPVQVASIRIKGSDTMYQLTSILAQEYMEQHPGISVYVDGGGTTSGVRSLIKGEIDICTASRNLEPEEVKLLADNFGSIGIAYLIAKDGLCIYLNNDNPVSNLSVEQLRDIFSCKINNWKELSGNDILIERINRTPSSGSYLYFKEHILEGSEYCENSSVGLTTEGVISLVRKNPAAIGYGGIAFKSGVKFAAINNVIPNEETIRNDRYPITRYLYFYTLNQPSGPLKDFIDWVLSPKGQNIIKENGFISLFEVKF; encoded by the coding sequence ATGAAGATGAGAATAGTTTTTTTGGTCATTCTTCTTGTGATGTTTGCCGGATGTTCCGCAACTCCTGTTCAGGTTGCCTCGATCCGGATAAAAGGTTCCGATACGATGTATCAACTTACAAGCATTCTTGCCCAGGAGTATATGGAACAGCATCCGGGAATCTCTGTTTATGTTGACGGCGGCGGAACAACATCCGGCGTGCGGTCTCTTATTAAAGGTGAGATCGATATTTGTACAGCGTCTAGAAATCTTGAGCCGGAGGAAGTTAAACTCCTTGCGGATAATTTCGGATCGATCGGTATAGCTTACCTTATCGCAAAAGACGGGCTCTGTATCTACCTCAATAATGATAACCCGGTTAGCAATCTATCCGTTGAACAGCTGCGCGATATTTTTTCATGCAAAATTAATAACTGGAAGGAACTCAGCGGAAATGACATACTTATTGAAAGAATAAACCGGACACCAAGTTCCGGGTCCTATCTCTACTTTAAAGAACATATTCTTGAAGGAAGCGAGTATTGTGAAAACAGTTCGGTTGGACTTACTACCGAGGGTGTCATCTCCCTCGTGAGAAAGAATCCCGCAGCTATCGGTTACGGAGGTATTGCATTCAAATCCGGTGTAAAATTTGCGGCGATTAACAATGTAATACCGAATGAAGAGACAATCAGGAACGACCGTTACCCGATTACCCGTTATCTCTACTTTTATACACTTAACCAGCCGTCCGGCCCGCTCAAGGATTTTATTGATTGGGTCTTGAGTCCTAAAGGTCAGAATATTATTAAGGAGAACGGATTTATTTCTCTCTTCGAAGTTAA